The following coding sequences lie in one Pantanalinema sp. genomic window:
- a CDS encoding type II secretion system protein, which produces MPHHARSGGFTLIEVSLAIVIGVIVLGGAITLYNQVKTSAGNSEAKSRALALGSLAEEHAARSSNYPTVLELDNLWKARRPDDASKNPWGGAVEGEPVAGVSDVTTLDNSGSPIVIGDGEKVASPSVTVADRGRLYYFRHPQNGPFWLDDFSLASEADGASGTIRVQGYGIAYVGPKGERWYDVTGKAHALDPDAQSPGGPIRGKITN; this is translated from the coding sequence ATGCCACACCACGCGCGCTCCGGCGGCTTCACCCTGATCGAGGTATCCCTCGCCATCGTCATCGGGGTCATCGTCCTGGGCGGTGCCATCACCCTCTACAACCAGGTGAAGACCAGCGCCGGCAACAGCGAGGCCAAGAGCCGCGCCCTCGCCCTCGGCTCCCTGGCCGAGGAGCACGCGGCCCGCAGCAGCAACTACCCCACCGTCCTGGAGCTCGACAACCTCTGGAAGGCCCGGCGCCCGGACGACGCCAGCAAGAACCCCTGGGGCGGCGCGGTGGAAGGCGAGCCGGTGGCGGGCGTGAGCGACGTGACCACTCTCGACAACAGCGGCAGCCCCATCGTCATCGGCGACGGCGAGAAGGTGGCGAGCCCCTCGGTCACCGTGGCCGACCGCGGCCGGCTGTACTACTTCCGCCATCCGCAGAACGGCCCCTTCTGGCTCGACGACTTCAGCCTCGCCAGCGAAGCCGACGGCGCCTCGGGCACCATCCGGGTGCAGGGCTACGGCATCGCCTACGTGGGCCCCAAGGGCGAGCGCTGGTACGATGTGACCGGCAAGGCCCACGCCCTGGATCCCGACGCCCAGAGCCCGGGCGGCCCGATCCGCGGCAAGATCACGAACTAG
- a CDS encoding phosphatidylserine/phosphatidylglycerophosphate/cardiolipin synthase family protein, translated as MLANNLVKGQRVSSQVKRKLAELGTPVIEKQGKAALQKAAKSIDQLVLSSPTLRNQVTLHVGADEAHQALMDSIKNAKKSFHIETFIWHNDEAGNDIARRLGAKVRLARMKGETFDAKVLIDGLGLSQGTGGAGDAKLMDKMRKYGVDVRVFNRHKVSLDPVGIPITHRKLYIADNDSFITGGRNIGNEYLKPTFKNGDKVETSWHDLLYTVKGDETDRVHREFFENWERVGGKAPSDLPKPAPVEGSARVQSFVTDPHAGTRDIADAHFKAIKGAQKEIMAIYPYFSDDGLVQELIAAKRANTAKRAELLGAAQNKYDRMAIDQAVPELKVKVLLPGHREAGGEGAIYTMLNQENAQQMMKEGIDVRFFDGGKIDGKEVQRFSHFKGMMIDGELLSVGSANGDARTYASNHELVTMISDPKTLAAFKEKVALPDWESARPASLEAIDGAPFTTKVKRKVLEAFDFLL; from the coding sequence ATGCTCGCCAACAACCTCGTGAAAGGGCAGCGCGTCAGCTCGCAGGTCAAGCGAAAGCTCGCCGAGCTCGGCACACCGGTGATCGAGAAGCAGGGCAAGGCCGCCCTGCAGAAGGCCGCCAAGTCGATCGATCAGCTGGTCCTGTCGAGCCCCACCCTGCGCAACCAGGTGACGCTGCACGTCGGCGCCGACGAGGCGCACCAGGCGCTCATGGACTCGATCAAGAACGCCAAGAAGTCCTTCCACATCGAGACCTTCATCTGGCACAACGACGAGGCCGGCAACGACATCGCCCGCCGCCTCGGGGCCAAGGTGCGCCTCGCGCGGATGAAGGGCGAGACGTTCGACGCCAAGGTCCTCATCGACGGGCTCGGCCTGAGCCAGGGCACCGGCGGCGCCGGCGACGCGAAGCTCATGGACAAGATGCGCAAGTACGGCGTCGACGTCCGCGTGTTCAACCGCCACAAGGTCTCGCTGGATCCGGTCGGCATCCCCATCACCCACCGCAAGCTCTACATCGCCGACAACGACTCCTTCATCACCGGCGGCCGCAACATCGGCAACGAGTACCTCAAGCCGACCTTCAAGAACGGCGACAAGGTCGAGACCTCCTGGCACGACCTGCTCTACACCGTCAAGGGCGACGAGACCGACCGCGTCCACCGCGAGTTCTTCGAGAACTGGGAGCGCGTGGGCGGCAAGGCCCCTTCCGACCTTCCCAAGCCGGCGCCGGTCGAGGGCAGCGCCAGGGTCCAGTCCTTCGTGACCGATCCCCACGCGGGCACCCGCGACATCGCCGACGCCCACTTCAAGGCGATCAAGGGCGCCCAGAAGGAGATCATGGCGATCTACCCGTACTTCTCGGACGACGGGCTGGTGCAGGAGCTGATCGCGGCCAAGCGCGCCAACACCGCCAAGCGCGCCGAGCTGCTGGGGGCCGCGCAGAATAAGTACGATCGCATGGCCATCGACCAGGCGGTGCCCGAGCTCAAGGTCAAGGTCCTCCTCCCCGGCCACCGGGAGGCGGGCGGGGAGGGCGCCATCTACACCATGCTCAACCAGGAGAACGCCCAGCAGATGATGAAGGAGGGCATCGACGTGCGCTTCTTCGACGGCGGCAAGATCGACGGAAAGGAAGTCCAGCGCTTCAGCCACTTCAAGGGCATGATGATCGACGGCGAGCTGCTCTCGGTCGGCTCGGCCAACGGGGACGCGCGGACCTACGCCTCCAACCACGAGCTGGTGACCATGATCTCGGACCCCAAGACCCTCGCGGCCTTCAAGGAGAAGGTGGCCCTGCCCGACTGGGAGAGCGCCCGCCCCGCCTCGCTCGAGGCGATCGATGGCGCGCCCTTCACGACCAAGGTCAAGCGCAAGGTGCTCGAGGCCTTCGACTTCCTGCTGTAG
- a CDS encoding M23 family metallopeptidase, whose product MAGKVLPWLVVMALLAGCDDGPTVPQINPLPGARLTSDFGQRARDPVTGKALVDGHHDGYDLAAPMGSPIRAAKAGKVTFAGVRGGYGNAVILAHPGGWTTVYGHASRLAVKVGQAIDAGQVIAYVGSTGHSTGPHLHYELRRDGLAVDPKLAVAAALQPAVRPAKAAAKQAPASKGKLALRTKPMVKKATPTRARVARAIARRRS is encoded by the coding sequence GTGGCGGGGAAGGTCCTCCCTTGGCTCGTCGTGATGGCCTTGCTCGCCGGGTGCGATGACGGGCCGACCGTGCCGCAGATCAATCCCCTGCCCGGAGCCCGGCTGACCTCGGACTTCGGGCAGCGCGCCAGGGACCCGGTGACGGGCAAGGCCCTCGTCGACGGCCACCACGACGGCTACGACCTGGCGGCCCCCATGGGGTCGCCGATCCGGGCCGCCAAGGCCGGGAAGGTGACCTTCGCCGGAGTGCGCGGCGGCTACGGCAACGCCGTGATCCTCGCGCACCCCGGAGGCTGGACGACCGTGTACGGCCACGCGAGCCGCCTGGCCGTGAAGGTCGGCCAGGCGATCGACGCCGGGCAGGTCATCGCCTACGTGGGCAGCACCGGTCACTCCACCGGCCCTCACCTTCACTACGAGCTCAGGCGCGACGGCCTGGCCGTCGATCCCAAGCTTGCCGTCGCCGCCGCCCTCCAGCCGGCTGTGCGCCCGGCCAAGGCCGCCGCGAAGCAGGCGCCTGCCTCCAAGGGTAAGCTCGCCCTTCGCACCAAGCCGATGGTCAAGAAAGCAACCCCGACTCGCGCCAGGGTCGCGCGGGCGATCGCCAGGCGTCGATCCTGA
- the hemL gene encoding glutamate-1-semialdehyde 2,1-aminomutase, which yields MNTTRSQALWAEAQDLMPGGVNSPVRAFRSVGGDPVFIDRAEGPFMWDVDGNRYVDYIGSWGPMILGHGHPAVKEALHAALERGTTYGAPSPGEVTLAKLICEALPSIEMVRLVNSGTEATMSALRLARAFTKREKIVKFVGCYHGHADMLLVQAGSGVATLGLPDSPGVTPGTVANTLTVPYNDEAALDALFAANPDSIAAVIIEPVVGNAGTLSPEPGFLAHLRALTEHHGALLIFDEVMTGFRVAYGGAQQRFGIKPDLTCLGKIIGGGLPVGAYGGRRETMEMVAPAGPMYQAGTLSGNPLATAAGIATLTQLKAPGAYERLEASAAKLADGLLAAAAEAGVPVQLNRVGAMFTLFFTDSPVKDWETAKRCDTARFGRYFRAMLAEGIYLAPSQFEAAFVSMAHTDAEIAFTIEAAKRAFRAIG from the coding sequence ATGAACACGACCCGCTCCCAGGCCCTGTGGGCCGAGGCCCAGGACCTGATGCCCGGCGGGGTCAACTCGCCGGTGCGCGCCTTCCGCTCGGTGGGCGGCGACCCGGTCTTCATCGACCGGGCCGAGGGCCCCTTCATGTGGGACGTGGACGGCAACCGCTACGTGGACTACATCGGCTCCTGGGGCCCGATGATCCTGGGTCACGGCCACCCGGCGGTCAAGGAGGCGCTGCACGCGGCCCTCGAGCGCGGCACCACCTACGGCGCGCCATCGCCGGGCGAGGTGACGCTCGCCAAGCTCATCTGCGAGGCCCTGCCCTCGATCGAGATGGTGCGCCTCGTCAACTCGGGCACCGAGGCGACCATGAGCGCCCTGCGCCTGGCCCGGGCCTTCACCAAGCGCGAGAAGATCGTCAAGTTCGTCGGCTGCTACCACGGCCACGCCGACATGCTCCTGGTGCAGGCCGGCTCGGGGGTCGCCACCCTGGGCCTCCCCGACAGCCCCGGCGTCACCCCCGGCACCGTCGCCAACACCCTCACCGTGCCCTACAACGACGAGGCTGCGCTCGACGCCCTGTTCGCGGCCAACCCCGACTCGATCGCGGCCGTCATCATCGAGCCGGTGGTCGGCAACGCGGGGACCCTTTCGCCCGAGCCCGGCTTCCTGGCGCACCTTCGCGCGCTGACCGAGCACCACGGCGCCCTGCTCATCTTCGACGAGGTCATGACCGGCTTCAGGGTCGCCTACGGCGGCGCGCAGCAGCGCTTCGGGATCAAGCCCGACCTGACCTGCCTGGGCAAGATCATCGGCGGCGGCCTGCCGGTCGGCGCCTACGGCGGCCGCCGGGAGACCATGGAGATGGTCGCCCCCGCGGGCCCCATGTACCAGGCCGGCACCCTCTCGGGCAACCCCCTCGCCACCGCGGCGGGGATCGCGACCCTCACCCAGCTCAAGGCCCCCGGGGCCTACGAGCGCCTCGAGGCCTCGGCCGCGAAGCTCGCGGACGGCCTGCTCGCGGCGGCCGCCGAGGCGGGCGTGCCGGTCCAGCTCAACCGGGTCGGGGCCATGTTCACCCTGTTCTTCACCGATTCCCCCGTCAAGGACTGGGAGACCGCCAAGCGCTGCGACACGGCGCGCTTCGGGCGCTACTTCCGCGCGATGCTCGCCGAGGGGATCTACCTGGCCCCCAGCCAGTTCGAGGCGGCCTTCGTGTCCATGGCCCACACCGACGCCGAGATCGCCTTCACGATCGAGGCGGCGAAGCGGGCCTTCAGGGCGATCGGCTAG